A region from the uncultured Draconibacterium sp. genome encodes:
- a CDS encoding ABC transporter substrate binding protein has translation MNTFFKTIVPQTTALGSTPFLRNFLLLLFFSLLMGLSALAGSKHVLLISSYNSGFPTFFQQVEGIKSVLDDKNVVLDIECMDSKRFFTAESNRLFKELLQYKLANTRTYDAIITTDDNALNFVLDNQASLFAGIPVVFCGVNDIAVALNQNSNPLVTGVVEAVSLKETVKIMVNLFPDTKTVYAIVDGTSSGQGDLKTYYKVAETMPNVEFKEIALHKTTYNSYKQQLQAIPEETPVLLLSAYFDSTGQVVDFGQCMQLLNENLKAPLFHLWEHGLGDGVLGGKIISHYEQGKFAATILQGMWLGEKIEEIAVNSTSPNRLMFDYEQLVRFGITERTLPNKSIIINKPVSFITKYKAFLGWFLAIIVVLTAFILVLSYNFFKQQRIKRILVQQNKDFEALNKKHLKQNEQLSAAQIQLEENEKRFWHLFENNPVSLWEEDFTELISCVKQVPCAYEDLPKYLDDNPGFVQKCAEAVTITEINKATLKLFGAKNKNDLKNNLSVTFNKKSLETFKKLLVALANNKLRFIQETEYVSLSGERIFAILYVFTFEKLSKSIVAIVDTTIIKQTQEELSNKLSELQQSEQELKSINEQLVAAKDQAEESDRLKSAFLANMSHEIRTPMNGIMGFAELLSEPQLETELQQSYISIIQKSGERMLATINDIIDISKIHAGQVKVNFEQIDIVEELQTVYEFFKPEATSKNIDFRMQQHIPEAYNLVYTDKTKLDSVFNNLLKNAIKYTDKGQINLQATVNNENYTFVVKDTGIGIPENRLEAIFERFVQADIADVNAKEGAGLGLAITQSYVKMLGGKIRVTSTEGEGSEFTVDIPFKRPSQNTKNHKFTAVGNGEQMKNAKFTILISDDDHVSIELLKVFLKDYSKKIIVTTNGPDAIKMAKNNNDIDLILMDIKMPEMNGFEATQQIRAFNNSVKIIAQTAFARPEDSRKAMAAGCNAFIAKPILKEELLAQISKLFSLS, from the coding sequence TTGAATACGTTTTTTAAAACAATAGTACCACAAACAACAGCTTTGGGCTCAACTCCTTTTCTGAGGAATTTTTTATTGCTGTTATTCTTCTCGCTGTTAATGGGCTTGAGTGCCTTGGCTGGTAGTAAACATGTGCTTTTAATTAGTTCGTACAATTCCGGTTTTCCCACTTTTTTTCAGCAGGTTGAAGGAATTAAATCGGTACTCGACGATAAAAATGTTGTTCTTGATATTGAATGTATGGATAGCAAACGATTTTTTACCGCAGAAAGTAATCGTTTGTTTAAAGAACTGCTGCAATACAAACTTGCCAATACCCGTACTTATGACGCCATTATTACTACCGACGATAATGCCCTGAATTTTGTGCTGGACAACCAGGCTAGTTTATTCGCTGGTATTCCGGTTGTTTTTTGTGGAGTTAACGATATTGCTGTGGCCTTAAATCAAAACAGCAATCCACTTGTTACCGGGGTTGTTGAAGCCGTTTCGTTAAAAGAAACAGTTAAAATAATGGTAAACCTATTTCCCGATACCAAGACTGTTTATGCTATTGTTGATGGCACCAGCAGTGGTCAAGGCGATTTAAAAACTTATTATAAAGTGGCCGAAACAATGCCAAACGTCGAGTTTAAAGAAATAGCACTACATAAAACCACATACAATAGTTATAAACAGCAGCTTCAGGCAATACCTGAGGAAACGCCGGTGCTTTTGCTTTCGGCTTATTTCGACAGTACCGGTCAGGTTGTCGACTTTGGGCAGTGTATGCAACTGCTCAATGAAAACCTGAAAGCCCCCTTGTTTCATTTGTGGGAACACGGTTTAGGCGATGGAGTGTTGGGTGGTAAAATAATTTCGCACTACGAGCAGGGAAAATTCGCAGCAACAATTTTACAAGGTATGTGGCTCGGAGAAAAGATTGAAGAGATAGCTGTTAACAGCACGAGTCCCAATCGTTTAATGTTCGACTACGAGCAACTGGTACGCTTTGGGATAACCGAACGGACACTCCCTAATAAAAGCATAATTATAAATAAACCGGTTAGTTTTATAACAAAATACAAAGCCTTTTTGGGGTGGTTTTTGGCTATTATTGTTGTGCTAACAGCCTTTATCCTCGTTCTTAGTTATAATTTTTTTAAACAACAGCGTATAAAACGGATTTTGGTGCAGCAAAACAAAGATTTTGAAGCACTTAATAAAAAACATTTGAAACAAAATGAACAGTTGAGTGCTGCCCAAATTCAACTGGAAGAGAATGAAAAACGCTTTTGGCATTTATTCGAAAATAATCCGGTATCGTTGTGGGAGGAAGACTTTACTGAACTTATTAGCTGCGTAAAACAAGTGCCTTGTGCATACGAAGACCTTCCAAAATACTTGGATGATAACCCCGGGTTTGTGCAAAAATGTGCCGAAGCTGTTACCATTACCGAAATAAATAAAGCTACACTAAAACTGTTTGGTGCAAAAAATAAAAACGATCTTAAAAATAACCTGAGTGTTACTTTTAATAAGAAATCCTTGGAAACTTTTAAGAAATTGCTTGTTGCGCTGGCCAATAATAAATTGCGTTTTATTCAGGAAACCGAATATGTGAGTTTGTCAGGCGAACGAATTTTCGCAATTCTTTATGTTTTTACTTTTGAAAAACTATCAAAAAGTATTGTGGCCATTGTTGATACAACCATTATTAAACAAACGCAGGAGGAGCTTTCCAATAAACTGTCCGAGCTTCAACAATCGGAACAGGAACTAAAAAGCATAAACGAGCAATTAGTAGCGGCTAAGGACCAGGCGGAGGAAAGCGATCGACTGAAGTCTGCATTTTTAGCCAATATGAGCCACGAAATTCGAACTCCAATGAATGGGATAATGGGATTTGCCGAATTGTTGTCGGAACCACAACTGGAGACCGAACTACAACAAAGCTACATTTCTATCATCCAGAAAAGTGGCGAGCGTATGCTGGCCACTATAAACGATATTATCGATATTTCGAAAATTCATGCCGGACAGGTAAAGGTTAATTTCGAACAAATTGACATTGTAGAAGAATTACAAACAGTTTACGAGTTTTTTAAACCCGAGGCAACAAGTAAAAATATCGATTTCAGGATGCAACAGCATATACCAGAGGCTTATAACCTGGTTTATACCGATAAAACAAAATTAGACTCGGTATTTAACAACCTGCTGAAAAATGCAATAAAATATACCGACAAGGGCCAAATTAACCTGCAGGCAACCGTAAATAACGAAAACTACACTTTTGTTGTTAAAGATACTGGCATTGGTATACCCGAAAACCGGCTTGAGGCAATTTTCGAACGTTTTGTACAAGCCGATATTGCTGATGTAAACGCGAAAGAAGGAGCAGGATTGGGCCTGGCAATAACCCAATCGTATGTTAAAATGCTTGGTGGAAAAATTAGGGTTACATCAACCGAAGGAGAAGGCTCGGAGTTTACAGTTGATATACCATTTAAACGACCTTCGCAAAACACCAAAAATCACAAGTTTACAGCGGTTGGGAATGGAGAGCAGATGAAAAATGCTAAATTTACTATTCTGATTTCCGACGACGACCACGTATCGATTGAACTACTAAAAGTATTTTTAAAAGATTATTCGAAAAAAATAATTGTTACCACCAATGGCCCCGATGCCATTAAAATGGCCAAAAATAACAACGATATTGATCTTATTCTGATGGATATAAAAATGCCTGAAATGAATGGTTTTGAAGCAACACAACAAATACGGGCATTTAACAACAGTGTAAAAATTATTGCTCAAACCGCCTTTGCAAGACCCGAAGACAGCCGAAAAGCAATGGCCGCAGGCTGCAATGCTTTCATTGCGAAACCAATTCTTAAAGAAGAATTGCTGGCACAAATTTCCAAACTATTTTCCCTCTCATAA